From a region of the Bermanella marisrubri genome:
- the cysZ gene encoding sulfate transporter CysZ: protein MHYLLKGVQVLFQPGYRKFILVPILANILFFIALSIFMVGLFSDTMSWFMNFIPGWLEFMSYFLWVVFALLFLVAYGFSFTMITNLFAAPFNGFLAEKIQKDLGQDVPEVSIPEMVVRSIKREIQKLIYFVWYGFLVAIGLFVLSFVPLLNLAVPVIAFVWAAWCIAIQYMDYPADNNLQDFKKLRSDAKKPWIHTYGFGGLTSLLVMVPVLNIFVMPVAVAGGTLLWLSKIHQPDAEFDLDDVEETKSIEDLR from the coding sequence ATGCACTATTTATTGAAAGGGGTTCAGGTATTGTTTCAGCCTGGGTATCGTAAATTTATCTTGGTCCCGATCCTCGCCAATATTTTATTCTTTATTGCGCTGAGTATTTTCATGGTGGGTTTATTCTCCGATACCATGTCATGGTTCATGAATTTTATTCCTGGTTGGTTGGAATTCATGAGCTACTTTTTATGGGTTGTTTTTGCCCTATTATTCCTTGTTGCCTATGGCTTCAGTTTTACCATGATAACCAATCTTTTTGCGGCTCCGTTCAATGGTTTTCTTGCAGAAAAGATCCAAAAGGATTTAGGGCAAGATGTTCCTGAAGTGAGCATTCCAGAAATGGTCGTGCGCTCCATCAAGCGTGAAATACAAAAACTAATCTATTTCGTTTGGTATGGCTTTCTGGTCGCTATCGGCTTATTTGTTTTAAGTTTTGTACCGCTATTGAATTTGGCTGTGCCAGTGATTGCATTTGTATGGGCAGCTTGGTGTATTGCCATTCAATATATGGACTATCCAGCGGACAATAATCTTCAGGATTTTAAGAAACTAAGAAGTGATGCGAAAAAACCTTGGATTCATACCTATGGTTTTGGCGGATTAACCAGTTTGCTTGTGATGGTGCCAGTATTGAATATTTTTGTAATGCCGGTGGCCGTAGCAGGTGGTACCTTGCTTTGGTTAAGCAAAATTCATCAACCTGATGCAGAATTTGATTTGGATGATGTAGAAGAGACAAAATCCATCGAAGATCTGCGTTGA
- a CDS encoding LysR family transcriptional regulator, translating into MDQLKAMQYFAEVAQTSSFTAAGKRFDVPASSISRRIADLEQHLGATLLNRTTRLVHLTEVGQEYYAQVKSILDQIERSETYVRQYQSEPQGKLVISSMVGFGERILIPLLDEFRALHPKVVLDVRLSDEVSQLNRDQVDIAIRGGYAPNERVVAKKLMNNQFIPVASPSYLEANGLPIKHEDLKKHQGLFFRTPMGPTPWLYQQNGQWHDVSPKPTLISNNGKWLIARAIEGQGLLMLPAWVVQSQLESGELVSLKLDPPLQISDGAGFGVYILYETDMYRIPKIKAAVDFILARAAQV; encoded by the coding sequence GTGGACCAACTGAAAGCAATGCAATATTTTGCAGAGGTGGCACAAACCAGCAGCTTTACCGCGGCGGGAAAACGCTTTGATGTACCTGCCTCGTCCATATCGCGGCGAATTGCCGATCTTGAGCAGCACCTTGGTGCAACTTTGTTGAATAGGACAACACGTCTAGTGCATCTCACTGAGGTTGGTCAAGAGTATTACGCCCAAGTTAAGTCTATCTTGGATCAAATAGAGCGCAGCGAAACCTATGTGCGTCAATATCAATCTGAGCCTCAGGGGAAGTTAGTTATTAGCAGCATGGTGGGATTTGGCGAGCGCATACTGATTCCATTATTAGACGAATTCAGAGCACTTCATCCCAAGGTGGTTTTGGATGTACGCTTAAGCGATGAGGTTTCACAATTGAATCGAGACCAAGTAGATATAGCCATTCGTGGTGGCTATGCCCCGAATGAGCGGGTTGTAGCGAAGAAGCTGATGAATAATCAATTTATCCCAGTGGCCTCTCCAAGTTACCTGGAAGCGAATGGCTTGCCAATTAAGCACGAAGACTTGAAAAAACACCAAGGGTTGTTTTTTCGTACTCCAATGGGGCCAACGCCGTGGTTATACCAGCAAAATGGTCAGTGGCATGATGTTTCGCCCAAGCCTACGTTGATTAGCAATAATGGTAAGTGGTTGATCGCTAGAGCTATTGAAGGTCAAGGATTGCTGATGCTACCGGCTTGGGTTGTCCAGTCTCAATTGGAATCTGGAGAGTTGGTGTCACTCAAATTGGATCCACCACTGCAAATTAGTGATGGGGCTGGATTTGGTGTTTACATTCTTTATGAGACAGACATGTACCGCATCCCCAAAATCAAAGCAGCGGTAGACTTTATTCTAGCAAGAGCGGCTCAAGTTTGA
- a CDS encoding NADP-dependent oxidoreductase, with product MSQYTEILLTKRPDGNPIGPHMFEVVKKDMPQAGPGEILIKQTHMSLDPAMLGWMNPDKESYIPPVELGTVMRSSGLGEVVESNHPDFAVGDTVMGMTGWAEYIVSNGQGFNKVQTGVDAETALSIFALPGLTATQGLKKIGEPKAGETLVVTGAAGSVGSIVGQIAKADGLRVIGVVGDDEKAQWITEELGFDGAINYKTDDLAAKLEELTPNGVDVYFENTGGPIQAEVFKRLNAHARAVVCGMIADYTNPTPPPGPNWIPLIKKRIRVQGFAMPDHFKDVPELLGILTPYVMQGKIKYRSHILEGLESAMTGLNLFFTGGNKGKLIVKL from the coding sequence ATGTCTCAATACACAGAGATCCTGCTAACCAAGCGTCCAGATGGTAACCCCATTGGCCCACACATGTTTGAAGTTGTAAAAAAAGACATGCCGCAAGCTGGCCCGGGTGAAATACTCATCAAACAAACGCACATGTCGCTGGACCCAGCCATGCTAGGTTGGATGAACCCAGACAAAGAAAGTTACATCCCTCCTGTCGAATTGGGCACAGTTATGCGCTCAAGTGGTTTAGGTGAAGTAGTTGAATCAAATCACCCAGATTTTGCCGTAGGCGATACTGTAATGGGTATGACTGGTTGGGCTGAATACATCGTAAGCAACGGTCAAGGCTTTAACAAAGTACAAACTGGTGTGGATGCCGAAACTGCCCTTAGCATTTTTGCTCTACCAGGCCTAACAGCAACTCAAGGTTTGAAAAAGATTGGCGAACCTAAAGCCGGTGAAACTCTTGTTGTAACGGGTGCTGCAGGTTCCGTTGGCTCTATCGTTGGTCAGATTGCTAAAGCAGATGGTTTACGCGTAATTGGGGTAGTGGGTGACGATGAAAAAGCTCAATGGATCACCGAAGAACTTGGGTTTGACGGAGCCATTAATTACAAGACCGACGACCTTGCCGCCAAGCTTGAAGAGCTAACACCAAACGGCGTGGATGTATATTTTGAAAACACGGGCGGCCCAATCCAAGCAGAAGTCTTTAAACGCTTAAATGCACATGCCCGCGCTGTAGTGTGCGGCATGATCGCCGATTACACGAACCCTACTCCTCCGCCTGGCCCAAACTGGATTCCACTCATTAAAAAGCGCATTCGCGTCCAAGGCTTTGCAATGCCTGATCACTTCAAGGATGTGCCTGAGCTACTAGGTATTCTTACGCCTTACGTCATGCAAGGGAAGATTAAATACCGCAGTCACATCTTGGAAGGACTCGAAAGTGCCATGACTGGCTTAAACTTGTTCTTCACTGGTGGCAATAAAGGCAAGCTAATCGTTAAACTTTAG
- the bioA gene encoding adenosylmethionine--8-amino-7-oxononanoate transaminase → MTQSKPLLSESLTGEQISELDAKHVWHPYSSFNSPLLPFPVESTEGVRIRLKDGRELIDGMASWWSAVHGYGHPVLKQAAHDQIETMSHVMFGGLTHEPAVTLCEKLVKLSPDGLNKVFICDSGSVSVEVAMKMAFQYALSQGNRERNKLLTVRSGYHGDTFATMATCDPVNGMHHMFENILPKHIFAEAPPCKFEEAFSESHIQDLKDKLVQHQQEVAAIILEPIVQGAGGMRFYSPDYLKRVRELCDEYDVLLIADEIATGFGRTGKMFACEHAGITPDILCVGKALTGGFMSLAATLCTDKVAKGICEGEAGVFMHGPTFMANPLACSVANASLDLLMSGEWQQQVANIESGLKIGLGPAKALSQVEDVRVLGAIGVIELHEPVDMPTVQPQFVQEGVWVRPFGRLVYVLPPFVIENEDLAHLTKAMVSVVSRL, encoded by the coding sequence ATGACGCAGTCGAAGCCGCTTTTGAGCGAATCCCTTACCGGTGAACAAATCAGTGAATTAGATGCTAAGCATGTGTGGCACCCGTATTCGTCTTTTAATTCTCCTTTGCTGCCGTTCCCTGTTGAAAGTACAGAGGGCGTTCGCATTCGTCTGAAAGATGGACGAGAGTTGATTGACGGTATGGCGTCTTGGTGGTCAGCGGTGCACGGATATGGACACCCTGTCTTGAAGCAAGCAGCTCATGATCAGATTGAAACCATGAGTCACGTCATGTTTGGGGGGTTGACTCATGAGCCTGCCGTTACTCTGTGTGAAAAATTAGTCAAGCTATCGCCAGATGGCTTGAACAAAGTTTTTATTTGCGATTCAGGTTCGGTTTCCGTAGAAGTGGCTATGAAAATGGCCTTCCAGTATGCCTTGAGCCAAGGTAATCGAGAGCGCAATAAATTGCTTACGGTACGCAGCGGATATCATGGTGATACTTTCGCGACCATGGCTACCTGTGATCCGGTCAATGGAATGCATCACATGTTTGAAAACATCTTGCCTAAGCATATTTTTGCAGAAGCGCCGCCCTGTAAGTTTGAAGAAGCATTCAGCGAATCACATATCCAAGACTTAAAAGATAAGTTAGTTCAGCATCAGCAAGAAGTGGCTGCCATTATTTTAGAGCCTATCGTGCAAGGTGCTGGTGGTATGCGTTTTTATAGTCCTGATTACCTAAAGCGCGTACGTGAATTGTGTGATGAATACGATGTATTGCTGATTGCCGATGAAATTGCCACTGGCTTTGGTCGCACAGGGAAAATGTTTGCGTGTGAGCATGCTGGCATTACGCCCGATATTTTATGTGTGGGTAAAGCGTTGACGGGCGGCTTTATGAGCCTTGCGGCAACCTTGTGTACTGATAAAGTGGCGAAAGGCATTTGCGAAGGCGAGGCTGGTGTATTTATGCATGGCCCTACGTTTATGGCTAACCCATTGGCGTGTTCCGTTGCCAATGCTAGTCTCGACTTGTTAATGAGCGGAGAATGGCAGCAGCAAGTTGCGAACATTGAGTCCGGTTTGAAAATCGGATTGGGGCCAGCAAAGGCATTATCGCAAGTGGAGGATGTTCGTGTTCTTGGTGCAATCGGTGTTATTGAATTGCACGAGCCCGTCGATATGCCAACGGTTCAACCGCAATTTGTGCAAGAGGGTGTATGGGTAAGGCCTTTTGGGCGTTTGGTTTATGTTTTGCCACCCTTTGTCATTGAAAATGAAGACTTGGCTCACCTGACCAAGGCCATGGTGAGCGTTGTTAGTCGACTTTAA
- the rlmF gene encoding 23S rRNA (adenine(1618)-N(6))-methyltransferase RlmF: MTVKPQHHPRNAHKNGYDFDALCQSYPQLKPHVFINQYSKQTIDFSDSQAVIALNTALLRHHYNINEWSIPKGFLCPAIPGRADYIHYLADLLKETNNNKPAFKNVTALDIGTGASCIYSLLGNRIYDWKMVASDIDPKSIDNANAIIKANQALSNQIDCRLQTSEKYIFRNIIHNDEYFDITLCNPPFHESIEQGMSGTQRKWNNLNKSKDRNKKSEVLNFGGQNAELWCKGGELSFVKNMIKESRSYSKQVLWFTSLISKKDNVSKLKLALKKANAIETKVIKMEQGNKISRFIAWSFLTDDERSDWCQKRFE, translated from the coding sequence TTGACTGTAAAACCGCAACATCATCCGCGAAATGCACACAAAAATGGTTATGACTTTGATGCCTTATGTCAAAGCTATCCTCAGCTAAAACCCCACGTATTTATCAATCAATACTCGAAGCAAACTATTGATTTTTCCGATTCTCAAGCCGTCATAGCACTCAATACAGCTTTATTAAGGCATCACTACAACATTAATGAATGGAGCATCCCCAAGGGCTTTTTATGCCCTGCAATACCCGGACGCGCAGATTACATTCATTATTTGGCCGACCTGTTAAAAGAAACCAATAATAATAAACCAGCCTTTAAAAATGTGACGGCCCTTGATATTGGTACGGGAGCAAGTTGTATTTACTCCTTACTAGGAAATCGCATTTACGATTGGAAAATGGTCGCTAGCGATATTGACCCTAAATCCATTGACAACGCTAATGCTATTATCAAAGCAAACCAAGCTCTCAGCAACCAAATTGACTGTCGCCTACAAACATCAGAAAAATATATTTTTCGAAACATAATTCATAATGACGAATATTTTGATATCACACTCTGTAATCCGCCCTTTCATGAGTCCATCGAACAAGGTATGAGCGGAACGCAGCGTAAGTGGAATAATCTAAACAAGAGTAAAGACAGAAACAAAAAAAGCGAAGTACTAAACTTTGGCGGTCAAAACGCCGAACTCTGGTGTAAAGGTGGTGAGCTATCTTTCGTAAAGAATATGATTAAAGAAAGCCGTAGCTATTCGAAACAGGTTTTATGGTTTACTAGTCTTATTTCAAAAAAGGACAACGTATCAAAACTAAAGCTGGCATTAAAAAAAGCCAATGCGATTGAAACGAAAGTAATCAAAATGGAACAAGGCAATAAAATCAGTCGTTTTATCGCCTGGAGCTTTTTAACAGACGATGAACGGTCAGACTGGTGTCAAAAGAGATTTGAATAA
- a CDS encoding bifunctional aconitate hydratase 2/2-methylisocitrate dehydratase produces the protein MSLYSEYLQEIEVRKSELGLHPKPIDGAELLTEIIEQIKDTANEHREASLNFFIFNTLPGTTPAAGVKAKFLKDIVLGQEIVEEITPEYALEQLSHMKGGPSIEVLLDIALSDHAQAKAAGEVLKTQVFLYEADMARLEAAYKEGNAIAKDVLESYAKAEFFTKLDDVPEKIDVVTYIAAEGDISTDLLSPGHQSHSRSDRELHGQCMIDEAAQKEIVELGKKHPNAKVMMIAEKGTMGVGSSRMSGVNNVALWAGEKTSPYIPFVNNRPIVAGTNGIAPIFLTTVDVTGGIGLDLKNWVKKTDENGNVVTDANGDPVLTEKYSVATGTVLTIDTKAKKLYNGSEELADVSASFTPQKMEFMKAGGSYAVTFGKKLQTFAADTLGIEKPEVYAPSKEISHEGQGLTAVEKIFNRNAIDVKSDAPLHTGSDVRVKVNIVGSQDTTGPMTCQELESMAASTISPIVDGAYQSGCHTASVWDKKAQSNIPKLMSFMNNFGVITARDPKDGYAPMTDVIHKVLNDITVDDRAIIIGGDSHTRMSKGVAFGADSGTVAVALATGECAMPIPESVKVTFKGKMKEHMDFRDIVHATQAQMLKQFGGENVFQGRVIEVQIGTLLADQAFTFTDWTAEMKAKASICISTDDTLIQSLELAKSRIQIMINKGMDNEKGMLQGLIDLADKRIAEVKSGETPALAPDDNAKYYAEVVVDLDAIEEPMIADPDVNNEDVSKRYTHDVIRPTSYYKDRPVDLGFVGSCMVHKGDMKIIAQMLRNLEKKGPITFNAPLVVAPPTYNIVDELKAEGDWELLQKYAGFEFDDANPKQEARTKYENQMYLERPGCNLCMGNQEKAEPGDTVIATSTRLFQGRVVADSSEKKGESLLGSTPMVVLSCILGRFPTLEEYKEAVEGINLTSFAPPSEDLARPAIPLKAV, from the coding sequence ATGAGCTTGTATTCTGAATACCTACAAGAGATCGAAGTTCGTAAAAGCGAACTAGGTCTACACCCAAAACCAATCGACGGTGCAGAGTTGCTGACAGAAATCATTGAGCAGATCAAAGACACTGCTAATGAGCACCGTGAAGCATCACTAAACTTCTTCATCTTTAATACTCTGCCAGGTACCACTCCTGCTGCTGGCGTTAAAGCTAAGTTCCTTAAAGATATCGTTCTTGGTCAAGAGATCGTTGAAGAAATCACTCCAGAGTACGCTCTAGAGCAGCTTTCTCACATGAAAGGCGGCCCTTCTATCGAAGTGTTATTGGACATCGCTCTTTCTGATCACGCTCAAGCTAAAGCGGCTGGCGAAGTTCTAAAAACTCAAGTATTCCTGTATGAAGCCGACATGGCTCGTCTAGAAGCTGCCTATAAAGAAGGTAATGCAATCGCTAAAGACGTTCTTGAAAGCTACGCCAAAGCAGAATTCTTCACTAAGCTAGATGACGTACCAGAGAAAATTGACGTTGTTACTTACATCGCTGCCGAAGGTGATATCTCCACTGACCTTCTATCTCCGGGTCACCAGTCTCACTCTCGTTCTGACCGCGAACTTCATGGTCAATGCATGATCGACGAAGCTGCTCAAAAAGAGATCGTTGAACTAGGTAAAAAGCACCCTAATGCGAAAGTGATGATGATTGCAGAGAAAGGCACCATGGGTGTTGGTTCTTCTCGTATGTCTGGTGTTAACAACGTAGCTCTATGGGCCGGTGAAAAGACTTCTCCTTACATCCCATTCGTTAACAACCGTCCTATCGTTGCAGGTACAAACGGTATCGCTCCAATCTTCCTAACTACAGTTGATGTTACTGGTGGTATTGGTCTTGACCTTAAAAACTGGGTTAAAAAGACAGATGAAAATGGCAACGTTGTAACTGACGCAAACGGCGACCCAGTACTGACTGAAAAATACTCAGTTGCAACAGGTACTGTTCTTACGATCGATACTAAAGCGAAGAAACTATACAACGGTAGCGAAGAGCTAGCGGATGTTTCTGCTTCTTTCACTCCACAAAAAATGGAATTCATGAAAGCAGGCGGTTCTTACGCAGTAACTTTCGGTAAAAAACTACAAACGTTTGCAGCAGATACTCTAGGCATCGAGAAGCCAGAAGTTTACGCTCCTTCTAAAGAAATTTCTCATGAAGGCCAAGGCCTAACCGCTGTTGAGAAGATCTTCAACCGCAATGCGATCGACGTTAAATCTGATGCGCCTTTACACACCGGCTCTGACGTTCGCGTTAAAGTGAACATCGTTGGTTCTCAAGACACAACGGGTCCTATGACTTGCCAAGAACTTGAGTCAATGGCTGCTTCAACTATTTCTCCAATCGTTGATGGTGCTTACCAGTCAGGTTGTCACACTGCGTCTGTATGGGACAAGAAAGCTCAGTCTAACATTCCTAAGCTGATGTCTTTCATGAACAACTTTGGTGTTATCACAGCTCGTGATCCTAAAGACGGTTACGCTCCAATGACTGACGTAATCCACAAAGTATTGAACGATATCACTGTTGATGATCGCGCAATTATCATTGGTGGTGACTCTCACACTCGTATGTCTAAGGGCGTAGCATTCGGTGCTGACTCTGGTACGGTTGCTGTTGCACTTGCAACAGGTGAGTGTGCAATGCCAATTCCTGAGTCTGTTAAAGTGACTTTCAAAGGTAAGATGAAAGAGCACATGGACTTCCGTGATATCGTACACGCGACACAAGCACAAATGCTTAAGCAGTTTGGTGGCGAGAACGTTTTCCAAGGCCGCGTAATCGAAGTACAGATCGGTACTCTACTAGCTGACCAAGCGTTCACGTTCACTGACTGGACTGCAGAAATGAAAGCAAAAGCTTCTATCTGTATCTCTACTGATGACACACTAATCCAGTCTCTAGAGCTCGCTAAGTCTCGTATCCAGATCATGATTAACAAGGGTATGGATAACGAAAAAGGCATGCTACAAGGTCTAATCGACCTAGCTGACAAGCGTATCGCTGAAGTGAAGTCTGGTGAAACTCCAGCACTTGCTCCAGATGACAACGCCAAGTACTACGCTGAAGTGGTGGTTGACCTAGACGCAATTGAAGAACCAATGATTGCCGACCCTGACGTAAACAACGAAGACGTTTCTAAGCGTTATACTCACGATGTTATTCGTCCAACTTCATACTACAAAGACCGTCCTGTAGACCTAGGTTTCGTCGGTTCTTGTATGGTTCACAAAGGTGATATGAAGATCATCGCTCAGATGCTTCGTAACCTTGAGAAGAAAGGTCCTATTACATTCAACGCACCTCTCGTTGTTGCGCCACCAACGTATAACATCGTTGACGAGCTAAAAGCAGAAGGTGATTGGGAGCTTCTACAGAAGTACGCTGGTTTCGAATTTGACGATGCGAATCCTAAGCAAGAAGCACGTACTAAGTACGAAAACCAAATGTACCTAGAGCGCCCTGGGTGTAACCTATGTATGGGCAACCAAGAGAAAGCTGAGCCAGGTGATACAGTAATCGCAACGTCTACTCGTCTATTCCAAGGCCGTGTTGTTGCCGATAGCTCTGAGAAGAAAGGTGAATCTCTACTAGGTTCGACACCTATGGTTGTTCTATCTTGTATCCTAGGTCGCTTCCCTACTTTGGAAGAGTACAAAGAAGCCGTTGAAGGTATTAACCTAACGTCTTTCGCGCCACCTTCTGAAGACCTAGCGCGCCCTGCTATCCCTCTAAAAGCCGTATAA
- a CDS encoding calcium/sodium antiporter: MNALLLIVGIALLAIGGEGLIRGALAIANRLQISPLLSGLLIVGFGTSAPELVVSIDAVTHGQPDIAIGNVVGSNIGNILLILGLCALITPLYVKPQILQRDASVVVATSILFLALTYDGMIGVLDASILLIVFVAYLIWAYRSESTSNAPSAELHKAESEEVSKLPRSLFAIILFVVGGLCLLILGSQVLLKGAVGLAEYFSVPEAVVGLTIVAVGTSLPELSISVMAALRKHADVAIGNVLGSNIFNLLGILGVSALLHPLSLASRISQFDQWVMLAVSVLLLLFLYTGKRLNRIEGGILLLGYIVYVMLSLTIFVV, encoded by the coding sequence ATGAATGCTTTATTGCTCATAGTGGGCATCGCATTGCTAGCGATTGGGGGAGAAGGGTTAATTAGAGGGGCCTTGGCTATCGCCAATCGGCTCCAGATTTCCCCATTGTTGAGCGGGTTGCTCATTGTTGGTTTTGGTACATCGGCGCCAGAATTGGTTGTTTCTATCGATGCTGTCACTCATGGCCAGCCAGACATTGCCATTGGTAATGTGGTAGGGAGCAATATTGGAAATATATTGTTAATTTTGGGTCTTTGTGCATTGATTACACCACTGTATGTCAAACCACAGATACTCCAACGTGATGCCAGTGTCGTTGTTGCAACGAGTATTTTGTTTCTTGCATTGACGTACGACGGAATGATCGGCGTACTTGACGCCAGTATCCTTCTGATTGTGTTTGTGGCTTATCTCATATGGGCATATCGCTCAGAAAGTACCAGTAATGCGCCATCTGCGGAACTTCATAAGGCAGAAAGCGAAGAGGTTTCCAAATTGCCGAGGTCACTTTTCGCAATCATTCTATTTGTAGTTGGTGGTCTGTGTTTGCTTATTTTAGGGTCACAAGTTCTTTTGAAAGGAGCCGTAGGGCTAGCTGAATACTTTTCAGTACCAGAGGCGGTGGTTGGCTTAACGATAGTGGCTGTTGGAACCTCTTTGCCTGAATTATCGATCTCAGTCATGGCGGCTCTGCGAAAGCATGCTGATGTTGCTATTGGGAATGTATTGGGTAGTAATATATTTAATTTACTTGGAATTCTTGGTGTATCAGCGTTACTCCATCCCTTGAGTCTAGCTTCTCGCATTTCGCAGTTTGATCAATGGGTCATGCTTGCCGTTTCAGTTTTACTGTTATTGTTTCTCTACACCGGAAAACGTCTCAATCGGATAGAGGGAGGTATATTGTTGCTAGGCTACATAGTGTATGTAATGTTAAGCCTAACCATTTTTGTTGTATAA
- a CDS encoding zinc-binding alcohol dehydrogenase family protein, translating to MKAIVFDKSLPITEPNALFETELPKPEASGRDLLIKVQAISVNPIDSKLRLRLLPEKGEPKTLGFDAVGIVEEVGEKVCLFKKGDRVFYAGDMTRAGSNAEYQLVDERIVGSAPSSLTDEGLAAMPLTCITAHELLFDRLQFDQTSSYTKHPNVLLVTAGAGGVGSALIQLAKAKCRQNIVIATASKEESKAYCKQLGADYVIDHSPQRESIAEQIKALGIAPVSHIASLTHTSQHFDDFIEVIKPQGKIALIDDPAEPLNIQALKLKSVSLHWELMFTRSKFETDDMVRQHFILNEVSELLERDKIQSTMKQHFGSITAANLIKAHEAIETGQTMGKIVLSGWD from the coding sequence GTGAAAGCCATCGTTTTTGATAAGAGTCTTCCAATAACGGAGCCCAATGCATTATTTGAAACGGAGCTTCCTAAACCTGAAGCTTCAGGAAGAGATCTACTGATAAAAGTACAAGCCATCAGCGTCAATCCCATTGATAGTAAGTTACGTCTGCGCTTACTACCTGAAAAAGGTGAACCCAAAACTCTAGGCTTTGATGCTGTCGGTATTGTCGAAGAAGTCGGTGAGAAAGTATGTCTATTTAAAAAAGGCGATCGAGTTTTCTATGCTGGCGATATGACGCGTGCAGGTAGTAATGCGGAATACCAATTGGTAGATGAACGTATTGTTGGCAGTGCCCCAAGCAGTCTAACCGATGAAGGCTTAGCTGCTATGCCACTTACCTGCATTACCGCTCATGAACTACTCTTTGATCGCTTACAGTTTGATCAAACCTCAAGTTATACAAAACACCCCAATGTGTTATTGGTTACCGCAGGAGCCGGAGGTGTTGGCAGTGCTCTCATTCAATTAGCAAAAGCAAAATGTCGACAAAACATCGTGATTGCTACCGCCAGTAAAGAAGAATCCAAAGCGTACTGTAAACAGTTGGGCGCTGACTACGTGATTGACCATAGCCCGCAAAGGGAAAGCATCGCAGAGCAAATTAAAGCCTTGGGCATCGCCCCCGTGTCACATATCGCAAGTCTAACCCATACGTCGCAACACTTTGATGACTTTATTGAAGTGATAAAGCCTCAAGGAAAAATTGCGCTCATTGATGACCCGGCCGAGCCCTTGAACATTCAAGCGCTCAAATTGAAAAGTGTTAGTTTGCATTGGGAGTTGATGTTTACGCGCAGCAAGTTTGAAACAGACGATATGGTGCGTCAGCATTTTATATTGAACGAAGTCTCAGAGCTGCTAGAGCGCGACAAAATACAAAGCACTATGAAGCAACACTTTGGCAGTATTACTGCAGCAAACCTAATTAAAGCCCACGAAGCCATCGAAACGGGTCAAACCATGGGCAAGATTGTATTAAGTGGTTGGGACTAA